The following are encoded together in the Thunnus albacares chromosome 7, fThuAlb1.1, whole genome shotgun sequence genome:
- the trhr2 gene encoding thyrotropin releasing hormone receptor 2 has protein sequence MTDNVSSRIDTPTNISLSPTVTVSESLEYKTVSVFLVLLVCGVGIVGNIMVVFVVLTTRHMRTPTNCYLVSLAIADLTVLVAAGLPNVSDSLTGTWVFGHAGCLGITYLQYLGINVSSCSITAFTVERYIAICHPMKAQTVCTVTRAKRIIAGVWIFTCVYCMLWFFLVDIQVSQDGHVQCGYKVKRELYLPIYLIDFAIFYVIPLLLAIVLYGLIARILYLSPLPNHPDASATTLRRSCREASEAGKGGRQSRPKSALSSRKQVTKMLAVVVILFALLWMPYRTLVLINSFVSTPYLDAWFLLFCRTCIYANSAINPVIYNAMSQKFRSAFRGLYRCQRLEGNQRTLSVIQAGFSTLRDPRTSQANSNGTDEKARRSILRPATDMTTKQNGSSHQDTTAVNGKKADHSTDTRHGANYSFGVGPVQTLPPGDAKVDWPSSNENTVNVADTHTANDQKEIM, from the exons ATGACCGACAACGTGAGCTCCAGAATTGACACTCCGACCAACATCTCCCTGAGTCCCACCGTCACTGTCTCTGAGTCCCTGGAGTACAAGACAGTGTCTGTCTTCCTGGTCCTGCTTGTGTGTGGTGTGGGCATTGTGGGTAACATCATGGTGGTCTTTGTGGTCCTCACCACACGCCACATGAGGACACCCACCAACTGTTACCTGGTGAGCCTGGCCATAGCCGACCTGACTGTGCTGGTGGCGGCGGGGCTGCCCAATGTCTCGGATAGTCTGACCGGCACCTGGGTGTTTGGGCATGCTGGCTGTCTGGGAATCACCTACCTGCAGTACCTGGGCATCAACGTGTCGTCCTGCTCCATCACCGCCTTCACTGTGGAGAG GTACATAGCTATCTGCCATCCAATGAAAGCTCAGACTGTTTGTACAGTTACCCGGGCGAAGCGGATCATTGCCGGGGTTTGGATCTTCACCTGTGTCTACTGCATGCTGTGGTTTTTCCTGGTGGACATTCAG GTGAGCCAGGATGGACATGTGCAGTGTGGTTACAAGGTGAAGCGGGAGCTCTACCTGCCCATCTACCTCATCGACTTTGCCATCTTCTACGTCATCCCGTTGCTCCTGGCCATTGTGCTGTATGGACTGATAGCACGGATCCTCTACCTCAG CCCTCTGCCCAACCATCCTGACGCCAGTGCCACCACGCTGCGTCGAAGCTGCCGGGAAGCCTCTGAAGCGGGGAAGGGGGGTCGCCAGAGCCGTCCAAAGAGCGCGCTCTCCTCAAGGAAACAG GTGACCAAGATGCTGGCAGTAGTGGTGATCCTCTTCGCTCTGCTGTGGATGCCCTACCGAACTTTAGTTTTGATCAACTCTTTTGTGTCCACGCCCTATCTGGATGCTTGGTTCCTGTTGTTTTGTCGGACATGCATCTATGCCAACAGCGCTATCAACCCTGTGATATACAATGCCATGTCTCAGAAGTTCCGCTCGGCATTTCGCGGGCTGTATCGTTGCCAGCGGCTAGAGGGAAATCAGAGGACACTGTCAGTGATTCAGGCCGGCTTCAGCACCCTCCGAGACCCACGAACCTCCCAGGCGAATAGCAATGGAACTGATGAAAAGGCCAGGAGATCCATCCTGAGACCTGCCACTGATATGACCACAAAGCAGAATGGAAGCAGTCATCAGGACACAACAGCAGTCAATGGCAAGAAAGCAGACCATTCCACTGACACCAGACATGGTGCCAATTACAGTTTTGGTGTTGGTCCAGTTCAGACGTTGCCACCTGGTGATGCAAAGGTGGACTGGCCTtcatcaaatgaaaacacagttaatgttgcagacacacatacagcaaaTGATCAGAAGGAAATCATGTAA